In the Nicotiana tabacum cultivar K326 chromosome 16, ASM71507v2, whole genome shotgun sequence genome, one interval contains:
- the LOC107768681 gene encoding uncharacterized protein LOC107768681 has translation MSTKLTITLFFLFLNISLFPTAISGLNQEGLSLMSWLSTFNSSSSSATSFSSWNPSHENPCKWDYIQCTSNGFVSDIKIRSIHLPTTFPTQVLSFPFLKVLVLSNCNLSGEIPTSIGNLSSSLEILDLSFNALTGSIPPEIGRLSQLKQLSLSSNFLQGHIPKEIGSFSELQQLELFDNQLSGKIPEEIGQLTTLEVFRAGGNEGIQGEIPMQISNCKELVILGLADTGVSGQIPHSIGELKKLQTLAVYTANLTGVIPPQIGNCTALEELFIYENQISGEIPSELGQLKNLKKVLLWQNNLRGEIPGNLGNCSSLKVIDFSLNYLSGEIPPSFENLGTLEELLLSDNSISGEIPYYIGNFSSLKQLELDNNNFSGVIPPTIGNLKELNLFFAWQNQLHESIPTELADCRKLQSLDLSHNFLTGSIPKTLFNLRNLTKLLLISNVLSGGIPPDIGNCTSLSRLRLGSNRLDGQIPPEIGQLPSLSFLELSENQFTGSIPPAIGNCRQLEMIDLHGNKLQGTIPSSFVSLTALNVLDLSMNRISGNIPEDVGKLTSLNKLILNGNNVDGTVPKSLGLCEDLQLVDLSNNRLTGLIPMEIGHLQGLDILLNLSRNFLTGPVPESFSNFSKLASMDISNNMLTGSLRVLSNLDNLVSLNVSYNNFSGVLPNTKFFHDLPTSVFIGNQALCTNRDACHLSGNHHGLKSIRRITIAIVLSIFMAMLILTACIAIFIRTQGEICQKDDEENGLEWEFIPFRKLSFSVNDVVPRLSESNIVGKGCSSFVYRVETPSGQVIAVKKLLPKKVGEVPQRDFFSAEVRTLGSIRHKNIVRLLGCCNNGKTRLLLFDYISNGSLAGLLHEKRVFLDWDARYNIILGTAQGLAYLHHDCIPPIVHRDIKANNILVGPQFEAFLADFGLAKLLNTSSDTSRASTIIAGSYGYIAPEYGYSLRVTEKSDVYSYGIVLLEVLTGMEPTDSRIPEGVHIVTWVNQELRVKHKEFTTILDQQLLLRSGTQTQEMLQVLGVALLCVNPCPDERPTMKDVAAMLTEIRHENEDFEKPNHLGKGSVSNPKAAVQCPSFSGSSEPLIRSPPQ, from the exons ATGTCAACCAAACTAACAATCACCTTATTCTTCTTGTTTCTGAACATATCTTTATTCCCTACTGCCATTTCGGGTTTAAATCAAGAAGGGCTTTCTTTAATGTCATGGCTTTCCACTTttaactcttcttcttcttctgctacATCCTTCTCTTCTTGGAATCCAAGCCATGAAAATCCATGCAAATGGGATTATATCCAATGCACCAGCAATGGCTTTGTTTCAGATATCAAGATCAGGTCCATTCATCTTCCCACAACATTTCCAACTCAagttctttcttttcctttcctcaAAGTGCTAGTCCTCTCAAATTGTAACCTCAGTGgtgaaattccaacttctattgGAAACTTGTCATCATCTCTGGAAATTTTAGATCTCAGTTTTAATGCTCTAACAGGAAGTATTCCACCTGAAATAGGAAGATTATCACAACTGAAGCAACTTTCATTGAGTTCCAATTTCCTTCAAGGTCATATACCAAAGGAGATAGGAAGTTTCTCAGAATTGCAGCAGCTTGAGCTCTTTGATAACCAGCTTTCCGGAAAGATACCTGAAGAAATCGGTCAGTTAACGACTCTTGAAGTCTTTCGTGCAGGTGGGAACGAGGGAATTCAAGGAGAAATCCCAATGCAGATATCAAACTGCAAAGAGTTGGTCATTTTAGGACTTGCAGATACCGGTGTTTCGGGTCAGATTCCACATAGTATAGGTGAACTCAAGAAGCTGCAGACTCTTGCAGTTTACACAGCAAATCTGACTGGTGTAATCCCTCCACAAATAGGGAACTGCACTGCTTTAGAGGAATTGTTTATCTATGAGAATCAAATCTCAGGAGAAATTCCCAGTGAACTTGGTCAGCTGAAGAATCTTAAGAAGGTTTTGCTTTGGCAGAACAATCTGAGAGGGGAAATTCCAGGAAATCTTGGAAACTGTTCAAGTTTGAAAGTTATTGATTTCTCTTTGAACTATTTATCTGGAGAAATTCCTCCGTCTTTCGAAAACTTAGGCACATTGGAGGAGCTTCTATTATCAGATAACAGCATTTCTGGTGAAATCCCATACTATATTGGCAACTTTTCCAGCTTGAAGCAACTTGAATTGGACAACAATAATTTTTCAGGTGTGATCCCACCTACCATTGGGAATCTGAAGGAACTAAATCTGTTTTTCGCGTGGCAGAATCAACTGCACGAGAGCATTCCAACTGAGCTGGCCGATTGTAGGAAACTTCAGTCTTTGGATCTTTCTCACAATTTCCTTACAGGGTCAATTCCGAAAACTTTATTCAATCTCAGGAACTTAACTAAGCTGCTGCTGATATCAAATGTTCTATCTGGTGGAATTCCACCTGATATTGGAAATTGCACAAGCTTATCCAGATTACGCCTCGGATCAAACAGGCTCGATGGTCAAATTCCTCCAGAAATAGGTCAGCTACCGAGTTTGAGTTTTCTTGAATTGTCCGAAAATCAATTCACTGGATCAATTCCTCCGGCTATTGGCAACTGTAGACAGCTAGAAATGATTGATCTTCATGGAAACAAGCTTCAAGGAACAATTCCTTCCTCTTTTGTGTCTCTCACTGCTCTTAATGTATTAGATCTTTCCATGAACAGAATATCAGGCAACATTCCAGAAGATGTAGGGAAACTCACATCACTGAACAAGCTCATACTGAATGGAAACAACGTAGACGGAACTGTTCCCAAATCACTTGGACTTTGTGAGGATTTGCAGCTGGTGGATTTGAGCAACAACAGACTCACAGGCTTAATCCCTATGGAGATTGGTCACCTGCAAGGACTAGATATTCTATTAAATTTAAGTCGGAATTTTTTGACCGGACCGGTTCCTGaaagtttctcaaatttttccAAGTTAGCCAGCATGGATATCTCTAATAACATGTTGACAGGAAGTCTTAGAGTACTCAGTAACCTTGACAACCTTGTTTCTCTAAATGTTTCTTACAATAACTTCTCTGGGGTTCTTCCTAACACCAAATTCTTTCATGATCTTCCTACCAGTGTTTTTATTGGTAATCAAGCGCTCTGCACGAACAGAGATGCATGTCATTTAAGTGGAAATCATCATGGATTAAAATCCATAAGAAGGATCACCATTGCTATTGTACTCAGCATTTTCATGGCCATGCTAATTTTGACAGCTTGTATTGCCATATTTATCCGAACTCAAGGAGAGATATGCCAGAAAGACGATGAAGAAAATGGTTTGGAGTGGGAATTTATCCCATTCCGAAAGCTTAGCTTCTCTGTAAATGATGTAGTGCCAAGACTTAGTGAATCTAACATTGTTGGAAAGGGTTGCTCCAGTTTTGTTTATCGTGTTGAAACTCCGTCAGGACAGGTGATCGCGGTGAAGAAACTACTGCCTAAGAAGGTTGGCGAGGTTCCACAGAGGGATTTTTTTTCTGCAGAAGTTAGAACACTGGGATCAATCAGGCACAAAAACATAGTGAGGCTTTTGGGATGCTGTAATAATGGCAAAACAAGATTACTCTTGTTTGATTACATTAGTAATGGGAGTTTAGCAGGACTGCTACATGAGAAGAGGGTCTTTCTGGATTGGGATGCTAGGTATAATATCATACTAGGAACAGCTCAGGGTTTAGCTTATCTTCACCATGACTGTATTCCTCCTATAGTCCATCGCGATATCAAGGCCAATAACATTTTGGTTGGTCCACAGTTTGAAGCTTTTCTTGCAGATTTTGGACTTGCAAAGCTCTTAAATACATCATCAGATACTTCAAGAGCTTCCACCATAATAGCTGGTTCCTATGGATATATAGCTCCTG AATATGGATATAGTCTCAGAGTAACTGAGAAGAGTGATGTCTATAGCTATGGTATTGTGCTTCTTGAGGTCCTAACAGGGATGGAACCAACCGATTCACGGATACCAGAAGGTGTCCACATTGTTACTTGGGTAAATCAGGAGCTAAGAGTAAAACACAAGGAATTCACAACAATTCTTGATCAGCAATTACTTTTAAGGTCTGGTACACAAACTCAGGAGATGCTACAAGTTCTTGGGGTGGCACTACTTTGTGTTAATCCGTGCCCGGATGAAAGACCAACAATGAAGGATGTAGCGGCAATGCTAACGGAAATTAGGCACGAAAATGAAGATTTCGAGAAGCCTAATCATCTAGGAAAAGGATCGGTATCGAATCCTAAAGCAGCAGTGCAATGTCCTAGTTTCTCTGGTTCATCTGAACCTCTCATCAGATCACCTCCTCAATGA